AGTCCTTCCCATATAAAAATCATAGCCCAATAGCTTAACTTTAAACACAAAGCCATTTAAGATGTATACGTAAATATTACATCTGATAGTTTGTGGAGTAATTGGTTACAGAAGGTTTCCAATCCCACAGATGGTTTATAAAACAGATTCTAATTCCCCTTTGTAGCCCTTAGTTTATCCATAATTCTTTATCTCCTATTAGTTGATTCTTGCAGCTCTGCAatagtattttgtgttttaCTTGAATAGTCAGGTCATAATAACATGGAAGCTTAACTTCAAGTTGAAGAATCGCAACAAAAAAAGCAAAAGGGAAAGGTCATTGTCACAAGAGGAGAAAATCATAAGGAACCTCAATTCTGGTCCAACAGAAAttagaacaaaatatatatcCAACAAGATACACATCTTTAACTTTCATTAACTCTGAAATGGAAGCAGACAAGTGGTTTAGTTTTCAGGTAGACCAGCTCATAAAAAAGCTTACTCCTCCAAGAATCAGGCTGGATGTTCAAGAATATTGAATTATGGTTCTCATGAAAAAGTACCCTCCAAACTTCCattattaaattcttcaaaGAAGGATTTCTAGCTAACATAGAGACAGAATCCTCAACAACCAAGCAAGAAAAAGCTAACACCATCAAATCCAAATAGCAGCAAACGAACTTCCCAGAACTTCCAGCAGACCCAGCTTATGCTTCCTTCAAATTCTAGATGACCGAGACAAACAATTTGGAATTTTGTGTAATATTAGAGCTTTTGAGGGTTCAGACAGTCAAATTATGTCTTAGGCACCATTCTCCTTTTTCATTTTAGAGATTTAAGAAAGATAGTCCATTCTTATTGTGTGTGTACATTTCTAGGTGACATCTCACCGTATTTCGTTAGTAGCCTTGCCGGTTTTCTTTTTGCTAATTTGTGCAAGGTTcaatcctttttgtttttttttgtttcgtTTTATTCTGTTTTTTGGATAACCTACAATTCTATACACAAAGAGTTCAAGTATATTGATCAAAATCAGGTCCAGACAGGAAACTGAGATGTAACAAATAGACTTTGATGATTGTATTCTCTCATATTGAGCAGCAAGTTTCCCACTGCAACCCAAGAGGATGACAAATCAAAGAGAAACATAGAATGATCCAATAAGAAAAATGTAAATCAGAAGCATGTAAGAATGTCCTGAACCACCTAATGAGGATCACACAGCTGATCAATcaattgataaaagaaaaatgcatcAGGGAAATCAAGCCAAAGAATGACTTCCGCTTAAATCAATGGGGAAACTATCAAGTCTAAGATTTCAAAATGAGTTACAGTACAACTGTACAAACatatagaaaagaaaacaaaattgacAAATATGAATCAAAATCTTCCATGCTGcgtttatttgattaattaaccACTGCTCTAAACAATTAGAAAATGAGTTAATGGAAAAAGAACCTTCAAATGTCTTGAGACATCTTTATCTTCTTATGAGAGGCAAAGGCCCGGGCAATGGAATCAACAATCTTCCGCTGCGAGTCAAGAATCATCTCCATCCGCTTACTCTCCATCTCCAATCGGCACCTCTCCGTTTCCCTCATCATCTCTATCTTCTTGTTCTCTATTTTGACAAACCTCTCCGCAAATGCTTTTATCTCCGCTGCCAATTGGGAAACCGTCTCCCTTTCTCCTCCCcctatttcttcatcatctccctcctcctcctcctcctcctcatcgtTCTCACCTTCAGTCTCGTACCTCTCCTTTCGTTTCCCGAGCACGGGGTTCTGCAAAGACCTAGAAATGGCATCACTTCGATGCCTCAATTTCCGATCCTTCGTGGGCTTATTTGTAGTCAAATGCCCGCGGATAATGCGATTAATGCTCTTCGACTTGTTTCTTCCGCTTGCAATTGCATCATCATACGGAGCTTCGTCGTCGTAGTCGTCATCGTCGACGTCTTCATTGTTATTGCCAatgtcgtcgtcgtcgtcttgATTGCGGCACGGGACCACGGACATGGGGCGGGCCGAGATGGGGAGAGGGCCGCGTTCGAGGCGGTCCATGTGGTCGAAGTAGTCCCAGGAGGCGCGAGAGTTGGGCTTGAGCTTCTCGGCGCGGTATCGTTTCCGGAGCTTCTCGATCTTGTGGCGGCACTGGGTGGCGGTCTTGGAGGGGTCGTCGAGGCCGCAGCGGGCGGCGACGGTGACGGCGACTTCTTCCCACTGGCTGGACTTGAGCTGGCCTCTCTTGAGGGAGTACCATTTTTCCTGGTACGCTAGGATGAGATTGATGGTCTCCTGGGGCGTCCAGGGCAAGGGCTGGCTTCTCTTGATAAGCTTGGGCGAATGGGATGGGGAGGGCGAAGAGGGGGAGGAGTGGTCGGGGTTTTGCTCCGGCGGCGGTGGGGAGGAGGAGGGGGTGGCCATTGATTGCTACAGGCGACgggctgagagagagagagagagagacagagagagagttGGGGGGGTTGGGTTTAGTGGAGGCGGTGGAGTGGCGGGTTGGAGCTAGCGAGGATTGGTATTGGTTGGAGTTGGAGTGGTTGGAAAAGTAAATGCTAAAGTGCGCCAGGCGGCAGGCAGGGATGGTATTGGTGCGTGGCGTGGGTCGTGCGAGCGAAGGCCACGAAATTTATGGAGCAGCCCGAACCGAAGGTATTGGGGCCGGGTGGGTAACCCCTCCAATTTGGGCTTGCCCAGTCACCAGTCATAAGCAGACAGCAGGCTCTTGTTTCCGGGTCATCATCTTTCATCAACATGTAAAACCTGTGAACACATGCGATGGTTGAAGAAGCCTAGGCGGTTGACCCTCCTGGTCCTATATCTCTAATCATACGCGTGGCGTGGGTTATCTAATCAGCGAGGTCGCGGCTCATTCAACTCAATTGTTTGAGAATATAATCCACCCCATCATCAACgttataacatataataataaaattatgatacTATATAAACACAATAAAATAATACTAGAATTGCATTATTAGTGTCTTAAGCGTTGTGAGTGACTGGGCTGCAAGCGTTGAGCCCTAACCCAGCCAAAATAAAATGGGAAGAAGAAGTTGGGTTGCATGGACTCAAAGACTACCCTACATATAGGCTGTCCTCGTTGCATCACAGTAGTCTCATTTGACAATTCCAACGAAATAATGAACATTTGGCTTACAACAAGTGATCTGAGGAGTTGGGGTGAAATCCCTCTTCTACACCTCCTTAATTACTTTCTAATTGTTAAATAGTAAGATAGATTACATTCTAATTTTGAATAAACAATCGTTGTACAATAAGAATGCTAAATAGActccaattaattttaattttctttgttgCTGAATTAGAAACCATTAGCTTCAGTTTTCTAGTCATTGAGATTCATATGAGAGCAGATACAGTCGAATGAGATAAAATGTGCATTATGAACGATGTACCAAAACGATGAAATCCATAGTCTCTATTATGTACAGAACGATAGAAAAAGTTTCAAGTAAGCAAAATCTCAGTTGCTGTTGTAAAAACTTTACGAGAGAAAGGAGTCCAGAATCTTGCCTGGCTGCCACCATCTCCAACTGCGAACCTGAAAAACTATCACTGCTGTAAGATGccatttagagagagagagatttatcaactgcatgaaaagaaaaaataaggaaataagTTAGCAAATGAGCCAACCTGCTGAGTTCACTCTTTAAAAGTACCCACAAGCTGTAGCGAACTTTGATCTCAAATTGTTTTCAGAGCAAGTAGGAGCATTGTCAAACAACTTCAGCAAAATTTGCATCCAGATCCAGTCATCTTCTATGGGAAAGAGACTTCCAACTTCTAGGGCAACAAGACTTTGGTTCCTGTTATCAGCAAGCAATTGAATGGCAGCGGGTtcacatttcaaaaataaaaattcttacATTAACATTGAAACTAATAAAGCACAGAAGTCGGATAGTTTAGgcccaaatgttgaaaaatggcTCAAGTACAACAGAATTTCTGAAATTCCATCAAAATTGGTAGTAGTGGTAAATCAAATCAGATAGCAGTCTTTTAGTCCTCGGTTCAGTAAGGTGAAAGCTACTATCTACTGAGAACGCTCCATCAGtaaatcaataacataaataaaaaccGAATTCCTGCCCACAGAGCTCCACCATTAAAAGCGCGAAAGTGAAGCCGTGTTGAATAGAACTTTGGTTGCAGTTTAACGGAACTAATACAAGCTTTAGTTATTTGGCAATAACAGAATTCCTACAAATATAGCATTAATAATTGTTTTCATACTCTCAGAtcctcctccctctctctctatatatatatatattcaaattataAAGATGGCATGTGTGCCAAACCTCTTGTTTATGTAACAATAGTAGCTCCTGAATTTGAAAAATCCAGGCTCCACTTCAACTTGTAATAGaagcaaaataattaaaaacataagcggctattttttttttttttcctctcactTCCTCCTAGGACAACAGGAACTTACATTCATACTGTCCTCCCTTAGAGTCTCTAGAGATTCCTCAAGCTCCACTTGCTTTGATGCAGTCGCAAGTAGTGCCTACAACAAGCGAAGCAAAAAATGATCTTCCACTAATTAACAGCCATAGAACACAGAACCATACAATCACCATATGTACAAACAGAAAAAGATGCCATCTCACTTTCTTTGTCTTTTGTAAGTCATACTCTATAGATTTGATACGATCCAATGATTCAGCAAGCATGTCCTCTTTCTCTGGAGGAATTCTTGTAGGCTTATTGATCAGCTCAGTTATTGTTGCTTCTAGATGTTGCAACCTCTCCCAGCATGGATGGAGTAAGTGCTCTTCCTTAGACCGGGAAACACATTGCTCATGAGATCTTGGATGTGCCAATTCAGGTTTGTGCCGCTTATCCAGATCATTCCCCAAGACAGGGATAAAAAGATGTATACATTTTAATAATCTGAATAAGAAGTTGGTCACCAAACTTAATATGAATTTAATCAGCGGCCTTCTTTTTGCAATGTTACTTGCTAAATCATCTGCTGCAAGGGTCAAAATAATGAACGTGTAAATGCTTAGCATTAAATGCAGTAAGCTAATTGATTATGGAAGGCTAACCAATTTTTACAGAATAGTTGGGAATGAATTAACTGTTTTTGGAAACAGAACAACCCAATGGTAACTCAGACAACAATCTGATGCAATTAAGGAAagatttaattgttgtaaaataTTCTAAATGAAGATTTAgggattaaaagaaattataagcTTCTCTATGCCACAatagtttaaattttgaatgccAAACAAATTCCAGAGCttactccttttctttttcttttttctgattAGTACTGCCTTGctcttttaaattatatttgacaACATCATATAAGCAACAAAACCATAACCCAACTTCTTGATTTTATATGCTATGCCATTAACCTTAATCTGAGTGCTTAGCTTTCAATGACACTGACACATTCTTGACCTCAATTTTTACCCGCAACCATTTTGTCCACCATAGATATCTAATGGAGAATCACTATGCACTTAATAAAAATAGTAATGAAGATAAAAGCTTTCaataaacaagaaataaatgCCTCTGACAGAGAAGATGTATTCTTATTTCTGGCATACCCAACATGATCTGCAAgtcccaacccccccccccccccccccccccccacacacacacacaccaaaacacacacacaccaaaacacacacgcacacaaaaCACACCTTCTCTGTTTAGGAGAAAACTTTATGCCACATTTGGAAGGAAGATTTacagaaagaaaggaaaatgaatgttcttgtataaactaaaaaaattgtatatataagttaaagtgattttcttttccttttcctcttcATAGAAAATACTTGTTCCAAACGTACCCTTAGTTTCTGATagagtaaaaaatattagaaagaaATAACAATTGCACTCACAATTTTTTCAGTTCCCACTCTCCTATAAGCTAGTttagtgggggggggggggggggcatggaGAGAACTACTTATATCTAGATGCATGCAGATCATTCAAATACAAgcagttattattattttttccttgatAAAAACACGAGTGAATACTTACTGATTGAACTGAAAGCTTCAACTCTAGCCCCACCACCAATTGGTTCAGTCAGGCTGTAGATAGATGAAAGGACCACCCTTTGCTATAATAATAAAGACAAGTCAGGAAGATAGAAAAATGTATTAATGCTTATGATATCAGTTTACTTGAGAAAATTGAAGAATCATATGGAACCCACAAAAGCATGCAGTAGATAATTAATGATGAAAGGGTGAGCACAAAGTAGAAATTCTACAGATGATGAAGTTGAAATAATATGACCATTCTCATTCTGATAATAAGGCAGAGGATGCTAGATGCCGGATTGCATATAGCTTTGACGAGATTGCATATGGCTTTGACCATTACAGACCCCAACCAACAGTGATTATGGACTTTTGGTCCTTTTAAGCCATAACCAACTGGTTAAAAAGCACAGAAGCACAGTACATCATCAAATACCTTCACCATTTATAAGGTCCTCCAAATTTATCCTAAGAGTACTAAATAAGAACTGCAGAAAAATCACATAACAGAAAAAGTTTAGCTCAGAAAAAAGTagacatgagagagagagagagagagagaattatgTTGAAATTGTAACTTTACACGTTAGAACAAAACCAAAAAACTTCGACTAAAGGTCATATCGCGTAAAATTTTCCCAATTACAGAACTTTTGACAAATAGTGATCCTGAACTGCCACAAAAGGGCTTATGAACATATCCCCCGTAGCCTCTCCTTTTGTGATCTGTAGGTTTTATCTCTACTTTCTAATAGAAATTGCCAT
The Diospyros lotus cultivar Yz01 chromosome 12, ASM1463336v1, whole genome shotgun sequence DNA segment above includes these coding regions:
- the LOC127786914 gene encoding trihelix transcription factor ENAP1, encoding MATPSSSPPPPEQNPDHSSPSSPSPSHSPKLIKRSQPLPWTPQETINLILAYQEKWYSLKRGQLKSSQWEEVAVTVAARCGLDDPSKTATQCRHKIEKLRKRYRAEKLKPNSRASWDYFDHMDRLERGPLPISARPMSVVPCRNQDDDDDIGNNNEDVDDDDYDDEAPYDDAIASGRNKSKSINRIIRGHLTTNKPTKDRKLRHRSDAISRSLQNPVLGKRKERYETEGENDEEEEEEEGDDEEIGGGERETVSQLAAEIKAFAERFVKIENKKIEMMRETERCRLEMESKRMEMILDSQRKIVDSIARAFASHKKIKMSQDI